The Sinorhizobium chiapasense genome contains a region encoding:
- a CDS encoding DUF7146 domain-containing protein, with amino-acid sequence MLSASELAERLAEKAEAVCRHYLSEGGRAGNYWVVGDVQNNKGRSLYVHLTGPRVGKWTDAATGQYGDLLDLVRETCGLTDFRDVADEARQFLSLPQPDAGSVRRANVPEDARTSTPASERARRLFRMTLPLAGTLADTYLRERGILRASTHAALRFHPSCYYRDLVTGETSTYPTLVAAVTDAESRITGVHRTYLDRSGRDSDGVRKAPVDNPRRALGRLLRNAVRFRFPAGASAPVLAAGEGLETMLSLSHVMPEMPMAAALTANHLAAFRLPEACRRLYIAADADAAGRYGIEGLSRRARALGVLPLVIAPELGDFNEDLRRLGADRLTRNLRAQLAPEDAAAFLPT; translated from the coding sequence ATGTTGTCCGCTTCTGAACTGGCGGAGCGCCTCGCCGAGAAGGCCGAGGCGGTCTGCCGTCACTATCTCTCCGAAGGCGGACGAGCCGGCAACTACTGGGTGGTCGGCGATGTCCAGAACAACAAGGGCCGTTCACTCTATGTGCATCTAACCGGTCCTCGTGTCGGGAAATGGACCGATGCGGCGACGGGTCAGTACGGCGATCTGCTGGACCTCGTGCGAGAAACCTGTGGTCTGACCGATTTCCGCGATGTCGCCGACGAGGCGCGGCAGTTTCTGAGCCTCCCGCAACCCGATGCGGGATCCGTCCGAAGGGCTAATGTTCCCGAGGATGCGCGGACCTCAACACCGGCCTCGGAGCGCGCGCGCCGCCTGTTCCGGATGACGCTGCCGCTCGCCGGCACGCTTGCCGACACCTATCTGCGCGAGCGCGGCATCCTGCGGGCATCGACCCATGCGGCGCTCAGATTTCACCCGTCCTGCTACTACCGCGACCTCGTCACCGGCGAAACGTCGACCTATCCCACCCTGGTCGCAGCGGTGACCGACGCCGAGAGCAGGATCACCGGCGTGCACCGCACCTATCTCGATCGTTCGGGTCGCGATTCCGACGGCGTCCGAAAGGCGCCCGTCGACAATCCGCGCCGCGCGCTTGGCCGTCTTCTCCGCAATGCCGTGCGCTTCCGATTTCCGGCCGGCGCTTCCGCCCCGGTGTTGGCGGCCGGCGAAGGTCTCGAAACGATGCTGTCGCTGTCGCATGTGATGCCCGAAATGCCGATGGCAGCCGCGTTGACCGCCAATCACCTCGCCGCCTTCCGCCTTCCCGAAGCTTGTCGGCGGCTCTACATTGCCGCCGACGCCGATGCGGCCGGCCGGTACGGTATCGAAGGCCTGAGCCGTCGGGCGCGTGCGCTCGGCGTCCTGCCCCTGGTGATCGCCCCCGAACTCGGCGACTTCAACGAGGATCTGCGGCGGCTCGGAGCGGACCGGCTCACCCGAAACTTGCGCGCACAGCTCGCGCCCGAGGATGCGGCGGCCTTTCTGCCGACGTGA